The proteins below are encoded in one region of Ereboglobus luteus:
- a CDS encoding carboxypeptidase-like regulatory domain-containing protein: protein MRADNTVPAAGAGTGIVEGTVYNSASGTPVARARVTIKGTQRETLTDDNGGFYFADLPAGAATLEVSYLGFDSQTSTVPVTAGKSTTFEFKIRREGSSVKRGAGDDDVVELDRFTVVADQMMSAQAIAMNEQRHAASITNVIALDELPGQGSENIGDYIRFLPGVAIMDDGENPGTLALGGSPRTSRTSPLMVAA, encoded by the coding sequence ATGCGTGCTGATAACACCGTCCCCGCGGCCGGGGCGGGCACCGGCATTGTCGAGGGAACTGTGTATAATTCCGCCAGCGGCACTCCTGTCGCCAGGGCGCGCGTTACGATCAAGGGCACTCAACGGGAAACGCTCACCGACGATAATGGCGGGTTTTATTTTGCCGATTTGCCGGCGGGGGCGGCCACGCTGGAGGTTTCCTATCTGGGTTTCGATTCGCAAACCTCCACGGTGCCCGTCACCGCGGGGAAGAGCACCACGTTTGAATTCAAAATTCGCCGCGAGGGTTCATCCGTGAAAAGAGGCGCGGGCGATGATGATGTGGTCGAATTGGACCGTTTTACGGTTGTGGCCGACCAGATGATGAGCGCCCAAGCCATCGCCATGAACGAGCAGCGTCATGCGGCCAGCATCACAAACGTCATCGCTCTTGATGAATTGCCCGGGCAGGGTTCCGAAAATATCGGCGACTACATACGCTTCCTTCCCGGAGTGGCCATCATGGATGACGGAGAGAATCCCGGCACACTTGCTCTCGGGGGTTCCCCTCGGACAAGTCGAACATCTCCCTTGATGGTGGCGGCATAG
- a CDS encoding TonB-dependent receptor domain-containing protein: MVNIERVEITKVPTPDKPASGLGGSMNLVTKGMLGIKKARLNWQLYMTLNTNDGLTFKGGDKQAIPQLSPSAKQPSYSFTAVLPASRRVVFSVGYSKSWRQRPADDTPVEYADWNLRHEGISNSTPKIEGNLGPKDIALRYATWSQLAQITSTENIQAGMEFRLSRNDTLALTIQHREVSSEQVSSRMRWQFTGAQQRYPVVPAGADPATTTQSPGFGNATITMGQAAPLNYYEGTDTTHLTLRYKHTGPKWRVDAQGVYSSAVRKRDSRVRGYAASYIAELRDLNMTGYGMNTTDSILPTSYEAIYHPDQTPIDPYDGETYRLTGLREEYARYETKNMEGRIDAERIFNRFLSFKTGAAFTRQDRDNQRMMPQYNFNGDAALASATGMQAQSVSLYDFVDDSIDIKMNGRSVRWLNPVKVYDLFKQRPEFFELNSSSEYYQMKANNSKRMVEDITAGYLRFDLRLFGNRLHTVFGARYERTRVEGWAGLEDQTAVYQYDENGNRIPKPGGGFLMVTDDPSQQTRYIYKERGFNDEKSYDGIYPSVNMNFSITPNFVARAAYARTIGRPNVNDIVAGFRIPDSAGIASSVTISVANPGLEPWTADSFHLSLDSYYIKGGFGSIGVYKKKISKFIGNYRFLADEAILRAYGVPEAEAKNLAEGEGAIFLSRKENIGNAELTGFEMSYRQDLFFLPAWLRKVQLWVNYTHIAIDGEKADEFTGFTPDSLSAGINYIRPRFSLRIACAYQGETKAWIEKSSTNENVPPYAANYQAAYTRWSVTAEYSFSRALTIFANCSDVFGKDLIIYRRASDTPAYAQKYTRRSNPAYITIGVKGTF, from the coding sequence ATGGTTAACATAGAGCGCGTGGAGATAACCAAAGTTCCCACGCCCGACAAGCCTGCCTCGGGCTTGGGCGGCTCTATGAACCTAGTGACCAAGGGGATGCTGGGCATCAAGAAAGCGCGCCTTAACTGGCAGCTCTACATGACGCTCAACACCAATGATGGTCTTACCTTTAAGGGGGGAGACAAACAGGCCATCCCCCAACTTTCCCCAAGCGCCAAGCAGCCGTCTTACAGTTTCACCGCGGTGCTTCCCGCTAGCAGACGGGTGGTTTTCAGTGTGGGGTATTCAAAATCATGGAGGCAGCGTCCCGCTGATGACACCCCGGTTGAGTATGCGGATTGGAATCTTCGGCACGAAGGCATCAGCAACAGCACTCCCAAAATCGAAGGGAACTTGGGTCCGAAGGATATCGCGCTTCGCTACGCAACATGGTCGCAACTGGCGCAAATCACCAGCACGGAAAACATACAAGCCGGCATGGAGTTCCGTTTGTCTCGAAACGACACCTTGGCGCTTACCATCCAGCATCGCGAGGTATCCTCCGAGCAGGTGAGCAGCCGGATGCGCTGGCAATTTACCGGTGCGCAGCAACGGTATCCCGTTGTCCCCGCCGGGGCCGATCCCGCGACAACCACTCAAAGCCCTGGGTTTGGCAACGCAACAATCACCATGGGGCAAGCCGCTCCGCTAAATTACTATGAGGGCACCGACACCACCCACCTGACACTGCGCTACAAGCACACCGGTCCCAAGTGGCGTGTCGATGCGCAAGGCGTCTATTCCTCCGCCGTGCGTAAACGCGACAGTCGTGTCCGAGGTTACGCCGCCTCCTATATTGCCGAGCTTCGAGACCTAAACATGACCGGTTACGGCATGAATACAACCGACAGTATTTTACCAACTTCCTATGAAGCCATCTACCATCCTGATCAAACACCGATTGACCCTTACGATGGAGAAACCTACAGGCTCACCGGGCTGAGGGAGGAATATGCCCGTTACGAAACAAAAAATATGGAGGGGCGCATCGACGCGGAGCGCATATTCAACCGGTTTCTCTCGTTTAAGACCGGCGCAGCCTTCACCCGGCAGGATCGCGACAACCAGCGAATGATGCCTCAATATAATTTTAATGGTGACGCCGCCCTCGCCAGTGCCACGGGAATGCAGGCACAAAGCGTTTCCCTCTACGACTTTGTCGACGACTCCATAGATATCAAGATGAACGGCAGATCCGTTCGCTGGCTCAACCCGGTGAAAGTTTATGATCTCTTCAAGCAGCGGCCTGAGTTTTTCGAGCTAAACAGCAGCTCTGAATATTACCAAATGAAGGCGAATAACTCCAAGCGGATGGTCGAAGATATTACCGCCGGTTATTTGCGCTTCGATTTGCGGCTCTTTGGCAATCGTCTGCACACGGTTTTCGGGGCTCGCTATGAACGCACCAGGGTTGAGGGCTGGGCAGGGCTTGAGGATCAGACTGCTGTCTATCAATACGATGAAAATGGAAACCGCATCCCCAAACCCGGCGGCGGCTTTCTAATGGTGACCGACGATCCGTCCCAACAAACCAGATATATTTACAAGGAGCGCGGATTTAATGATGAGAAGAGCTACGATGGCATCTATCCGAGCGTGAATATGAATTTTTCCATTACGCCCAATTTTGTGGCCCGCGCCGCCTACGCGCGCACTATCGGGCGTCCCAATGTCAACGATATCGTGGCCGGTTTCAGAATTCCCGACAGTGCGGGAATAGCCTCAAGCGTGACCATTAGCGTTGCAAACCCGGGCTTGGAACCCTGGACGGCGGACAGTTTCCACCTCTCGCTTGATTCCTATTACATAAAGGGCGGCTTCGGTTCCATCGGAGTATATAAGAAAAAAATCTCCAAATTCATAGGCAACTACCGCTTCCTTGCGGATGAGGCGATTTTGCGCGCCTATGGAGTCCCTGAAGCCGAGGCCAAAAATCTGGCGGAGGGAGAAGGCGCCATATTTCTTTCCCGCAAGGAAAATATCGGCAACGCGGAGCTTACCGGTTTCGAAATGAGTTATCGTCAGGACTTATTCTTCCTTCCTGCGTGGTTGCGCAAGGTGCAGCTTTGGGTGAACTATACTCACATTGCGATTGATGGTGAGAAAGCGGATGAGTTTACGGGGTTCACTCCCGACAGCCTGTCCGCCGGCATCAACTACATTCGCCCTCGTTTCTCGCTTCGCATCGCTTGCGCCTATCAAGGCGAAACAAAGGCGTGGATCGAGAAATCAAGCACGAATGAGAACGTTCCCCCTTACGCTGCAAATTATCAGGCAGCCTACACCCGCTGGAGCGTGACGGCCGAGTATAGTTTTTCGAGGGCTCTGACTATATTCGCAAATTGCAGCGATGTGTTTGGCAAGGATCTCATAATCTACCGCCGCGCGTCCGACACTCCGGCTTATGCCCAAAAATACACACGCCGCTCCAATCCCGCCTACATTACAATCGGTGTAAAAGGCACCTTCTAG
- a CDS encoding single-stranded DNA-binding protein encodes MASFNQVILIGNLTRDPELRVTPRGTSICQFGIAVNRTYKDESGNSKEEVNFFDIEAWGKQGEVISKFMSKGRPIFVQGRLKQDSWEDKATGQKRSKVKIVLEGFQFIGSRDGGQQGGGSSEENFDQASPVERNSPPPRPPMRNNPPPAQDNIDEDVPF; translated from the coding sequence ATGGCCTCATTCAATCAAGTCATCCTCATCGGAAACCTCACGCGCGATCCCGAACTCCGGGTCACGCCGAGGGGAACCTCCATCTGCCAGTTTGGCATCGCCGTCAACCGCACCTACAAGGACGAGTCCGGCAACAGCAAGGAAGAGGTCAACTTTTTCGACATCGAAGCCTGGGGCAAGCAGGGCGAAGTCATCTCCAAGTTCATGAGCAAGGGCCGCCCGATCTTCGTGCAAGGCCGGCTCAAACAGGACTCGTGGGAGGACAAGGCGACGGGACAAAAACGCAGCAAAGTCAAAATCGTCCTCGAAGGCTTCCAATTCATCGGCAGCCGCGATGGCGGGCAACAAGGCGGCGGCTCCAGCGAGGAAAATTTCGACCAGGCATCGCCTGTCGAGCGCAACTCGCCCCCTCCCCGTCCGCCCATGCGCAACAACCCGCCTCCCGCGCAGGACAACATCGACGAAGACGTGCCGTTCTAA
- the pth gene encoding aminoacyl-tRNA hydrolase encodes MSILLVAGLGNPGREYANTRHNLGFIILDALARRHALSWKMQAARHAEITRWDNPPGGTPLLLAKPQTYMNESGVALQSLARYYKIPVAQIAVIYDDINIDLGLVKVSLTGSAGGHNGIASILQHLGDGFIRYRIGIGPKRPPKMDLKDFVLGNLDTDQQTIVANTLPHYLKGLDTLLEHGADRAMNTLNRREKNT; translated from the coding sequence ATGTCCATTTTGCTTGTTGCCGGACTCGGCAACCCGGGTCGCGAGTATGCCAATACCCGCCACAACCTGGGCTTCATCATCCTCGACGCGCTTGCCCGCCGGCACGCGCTCTCGTGGAAAATGCAAGCCGCCCGCCACGCCGAGATCACCCGCTGGGACAACCCTCCCGGCGGCACACCGCTCCTGCTCGCCAAACCGCAGACCTACATGAACGAAAGCGGCGTCGCGCTCCAGTCGCTCGCCCGCTATTATAAAATCCCGGTCGCCCAAATCGCCGTCATCTACGACGACATTAACATCGACCTCGGACTTGTGAAAGTCTCGCTCACCGGCTCGGCCGGCGGCCACAACGGCATCGCCAGCATCCTTCAGCACCTCGGCGACGGATTCATCCGCTACCGCATAGGCATCGGCCCGAAACGGCCCCCGAAAATGGACCTCAAAGACTTCGTCCTCGGAAACCTTGACACCGACCAACAGACAATCGTCGCAAACACACTTCCACACTATCTCAAAGGCCTCGACACCCTCCTCGAACACGGAGCCGACCGGGCCATGAACACACTTAACAGAAGAGAAAAAAACACATGA
- a CDS encoding 30S ribosomal protein S6: protein MTTTKRNYRGTFIIDNRGQEESIDKLIEDVKTEIAAVQGEVTAVENLGKRDFVRVTDKKFTSGVYVQIAFDAPAEGPAQLKERFRLNNTVYRIFIETL from the coding sequence ATGACAACGACCAAACGCAACTACCGCGGCACATTCATCATCGACAACCGCGGCCAAGAAGAATCCATCGACAAGCTCATCGAGGACGTGAAAACCGAAATCGCCGCCGTCCAAGGCGAAGTCACCGCCGTCGAAAACCTCGGCAAGCGCGACTTCGTCCGCGTGACCGACAAGAAATTCACCAGCGGCGTCTACGTGCAAATCGCCTTCGACGCCCCCGCCGAAGGCCCGGCGCAGCTCAAGGAACGCTTCCGCCTCAACAACACCGTCTACCGCATCTTCATCGAGACGCTCTAA
- a CDS encoding 50S ribosomal protein L25: MKQQYKITAATREQTGRSASRRVRKENKVPAVLYGKHTQPETISVDGPEFTRLLKAIGGSSSLVEIERKDKPAALSFIQEVQRDPITDRFLHIDFQEVKADEKMEIHVRVVSVGEAYGVKTQNGVLEMPNPYLRIRCLPKDLPSFIEVDVTNIKIGETLHVGALKTISGVEFRDDKNLPVFSCVAPVEEVASATSGAAAAAPAAAAAPAAGAKPAAGAAAPAAAPAKK, translated from the coding sequence ATGAAACAACAATACAAAATAACAGCCGCCACACGCGAGCAAACAGGCCGCAGCGCATCCCGCCGCGTCCGCAAAGAAAACAAGGTGCCCGCCGTCCTCTACGGAAAGCACACCCAGCCCGAAACCATCTCGGTGGACGGTCCCGAATTCACACGCCTGCTCAAGGCCATCGGAGGCTCATCCTCCCTCGTTGAAATCGAACGCAAGGACAAACCCGCCGCGCTTTCCTTCATTCAAGAGGTCCAGCGCGACCCCATCACGGACCGGTTCCTCCACATCGACTTCCAGGAAGTGAAAGCCGACGAAAAGATGGAAATCCACGTGCGCGTTGTCTCGGTCGGCGAGGCCTACGGCGTCAAGACCCAGAACGGCGTTCTCGAAATGCCCAATCCTTACCTGCGCATCCGCTGCCTGCCCAAGGATCTCCCCTCTTTCATCGAAGTGGACGTCACCAATATCAAGATCGGCGAAACTCTCCACGTCGGCGCACTCAAAACCATCTCCGGCGTTGAGTTCCGCGACGACAAGAACCTTCCCGTCTTCTCGTGCGTCGCTCCAGTGGAGGAAGTTGCCTCCGCGACATCCGGTGCCGCAGCCGCCGCTCCCGCAGCCGCCGCCGCTCCCGCCGCGGGCGCAAAACCCGCCGCCGGTGCCGCCGCGCCCGCAGCCGCTCCCGCCAAGAAATAA
- a CDS encoding autotransporter domain-containing protein, producing MKHPVYTSPRTGIIFGALALVAATFPQALPAQAPEAAPVDGTFSFYQDTTYAGFGAPLRQAVNLDTSWLIADGVTVTVKDRFFTVNNSNHGGAFAIATNVEFIIAPLNKTGWVVFENNLNAGPGGVFNPGNGTLWDITNASFINNKSTTSTEGGGAMKGNSTAEIRLNNVIFDGNSGRSGGAITYYGNARITDSVFVNNIAHSSNTAGNFVRANANGTGGAIQAKGAKLTIIRESSFVGNRALWAGGAIAAHGNNTLELFDIKDISNNYASFGGAIADANNSTAKNVDGITFKYTGTTGITDFVYSGNVANGAYMTAKTDIAALLSGSIPFTPSAKGGGFYWTGTISANNANPRLAFDIVEGVTVSIGKAGNPSAWDSIATMDRVGTTGPGSTAKLELSGAGRLILHADNSYYQGSVSVQGGSLILGNQNASLGGAVTVNTGATLGGSGTLVTHKQDDSIASGRTSLTLASGARLSLGTDAATEAETLYVGGNVTATAGAIFNHDLFESGSASKLSVTGNLILTGTSADAVIVNLGLLANGSFTLMEWTGSGLSSSDLDLTGTNSKIRLTVDGVAESARSNASLSVVGKTLVVTSTVNNLIMKWTGANGNVWTRRTADVQRNWADADGSAENRFFNADSVLFDGDADSANPDNRIINIAAGGVVVSGMEVTGSARYEFRGEGGITSDAGAIGNASFTPTDKLKKSGSGELIFANTAANTFASGIDVEGGMITFDRAAQLGSGTGGILFSDSGTLRATETVSGTLAERLTVAAGKTAELMVNEGGSLVYDGTLAAGGAGAVLRKTGEGSVLLTNDNSANTVGIEIEAGSLTLGTPSSALGGNITVGTGASLGGAGSAGNYGQVKVASGGILEAGEGNVQSGTLTVHNLTASGGAIFKFDLFKTADGAYQESDRLHEAGTSSISGTNFIDITTFATGTFNLGDITDLVANSRVTLNGMALASGGRILATLENDGGILSLTMSADQSRVLAWTGGADATWNLTGTNWTDSGAVNNYSYGDRVIFDSSSDAGAPAHRTILIDASEVHVADMTVSGDADYTFTGGGIHASADNVQDDGMGGTLFSGSGKLTKAGDGILTFENGKNTFVNGVEIGGGVIAISNGNQLTTSDTAGITFTGDATLRATADLVIDDTVAIGAGKTGILDSNGHNMILSGSLVGGVNTTFVKDGAGTLLLDASLGGYSGTLAVRRGTLQAGAEETFSFGKPAAIVVDDGAILDLGGHNQSVVNLTGLGAVNLSDATLAYAVATGESIEFAGKFIGAGTVIKDGAGKLTLSGSSSMSGEFVFMAGEIGLASNAAFGSSLVRVGTNNGKIHLNVDDLTLPNDIEVEPGKTLTIESAGHNAELPGKIGGAGTLILEGTGTFTLAGNNSISRLDLNTPLTIARSGAIGVDVNVATGSTLEYRDIALGQVASNISGDRVLFTNSTLSLTGQNTLKNFVVGAGTRLTAISTEALGGLSADVVVRDGGWLKISNPSTLAHNVTVDGGTIVFGSDYLMGSLGLTGTMNFANGGEIRLGGALYTGIYTAAIAYGGIANMPTYDPNQGDMLMVVDIVDGYRLQITAYNKALQPGKDIVAGLDAMRASTNAVFSHINEDFILPLIERDRAVPKRSLWLRMAGSFAEHESNATFLGYKDNSSVGAVGFDWASSKNYMFGACIAYTNTRLETANGATTEMDAPVFGAYGAVRKGNFYTSGNASFSPGSADTERCEEHNNFVKGTYDFRSLGGGIEAGYVWPVFTKATLRPSIGLQYTNISFSDYSETGKGAVRMDDFSADSLHAQVRLGLSRSFLQKQGRAGMVDVSIGWRQELLNDATDVQATLIEYPAAKLRIRGDKYDENSLMARIGLRMMLSKTTLFAFSYEYEYIPFGDHKNATRRDTFMASIRQSW from the coding sequence ATGAAACACCCTGTTTACACATCCCCTCGCACAGGAATCATCTTTGGTGCGCTTGCGCTGGTCGCCGCGACATTTCCACAAGCACTCCCTGCGCAGGCGCCTGAAGCGGCGCCTGTCGACGGCACTTTCTCATTTTATCAAGACACTACATATGCGGGATTCGGGGCGCCCCTGCGCCAGGCCGTCAATCTGGATACCTCATGGCTTATCGCAGACGGAGTTACCGTGACGGTGAAAGACCGGTTTTTCACAGTGAACAACAGCAACCACGGCGGGGCCTTTGCCATAGCCACCAATGTGGAATTCATAATCGCGCCCCTGAATAAAACGGGGTGGGTTGTGTTTGAAAATAATCTCAACGCTGGGCCCGGCGGTGTGTTCAATCCCGGCAACGGCACCCTATGGGACATCACCAACGCCTCCTTTATTAATAATAAAAGCACGACAAGCACCGAGGGCGGCGGCGCGATGAAAGGAAATTCAACCGCCGAGATCAGGCTGAATAATGTCATCTTTGACGGGAACAGCGGACGTTCGGGCGGAGCTATCACCTACTACGGCAATGCACGCATCACCGACTCGGTGTTTGTAAACAACATCGCGCATTCCTCGAATACAGCCGGCAACTTTGTGCGCGCCAACGCAAACGGGACGGGTGGGGCGATACAGGCCAAGGGCGCCAAGCTGACCATCATTCGCGAATCGTCTTTTGTCGGCAACCGGGCCCTGTGGGCGGGCGGCGCGATCGCGGCTCATGGCAATAATACACTGGAGCTATTTGACATTAAGGACATCAGCAACAATTACGCCAGTTTCGGCGGCGCAATTGCCGACGCCAACAACTCGACTGCGAAAAATGTTGATGGCATTACCTTCAAATACACCGGCACGACCGGCATCACCGATTTTGTGTATTCCGGCAATGTGGCGAACGGTGCTTATATGACGGCAAAAACCGATATCGCAGCACTGTTGAGCGGAAGCATCCCCTTCACGCCGAGCGCCAAGGGCGGCGGTTTTTACTGGACCGGCACCATTTCTGCCAACAACGCAAACCCCCGTCTGGCTTTCGACATCGTGGAGGGTGTGACAGTGTCCATTGGCAAGGCGGGCAATCCCAGCGCATGGGATTCCATCGCCACCATGGACCGCGTCGGCACCACCGGTCCGGGGAGCACGGCGAAGCTGGAGCTGTCGGGGGCGGGGCGGTTGATTTTGCATGCGGACAATTCATATTACCAAGGGTCGGTTAGTGTTCAGGGCGGATCGCTGATCCTCGGCAACCAGAATGCTTCATTGGGCGGCGCGGTCACTGTGAATACAGGCGCGACGCTTGGTGGTTCGGGCACGCTTGTCACACACAAACAAGATGACTCCATCGCCTCGGGCCGCACCAGTCTCACACTCGCAAGCGGCGCGCGTCTCTCATTGGGCACTGATGCGGCCACGGAGGCGGAAACACTTTATGTCGGGGGCAATGTAACCGCCACCGCTGGCGCCATTTTCAACCACGATTTGTTTGAAAGCGGCTCGGCCAGCAAACTTTCCGTGACTGGCAATCTTATCCTCACGGGCACCTCTGCCGACGCCGTCATCGTCAACCTCGGCCTGCTCGCAAATGGCAGCTTCACGTTGATGGAGTGGACGGGCTCGGGGCTTTCCTCCAGCGACCTCGACCTCACCGGCACCAACTCCAAAATCCGCCTCACTGTCGACGGTGTGGCCGAGAGTGCCCGCAGCAATGCCTCGTTGTCCGTGGTCGGAAAGACACTCGTCGTGACCAGCACCGTCAACAATCTCATCATGAAGTGGACGGGGGCGAACGGCAACGTATGGACACGCCGCACCGCCGATGTGCAACGCAATTGGGCGGATGCGGATGGGAGCGCCGAAAATCGATTTTTTAACGCCGACAGTGTGTTGTTTGACGGAGACGCCGATTCGGCAAATCCAGACAATCGTATTATCAACATCGCCGCCGGCGGCGTGGTCGTATCCGGCATGGAAGTCACGGGAAGCGCCCGTTATGAATTTCGAGGGGAGGGCGGAATCACGTCCGACGCAGGGGCGATCGGCAACGCCAGTTTTACGCCAACCGACAAATTGAAAAAGAGCGGATCGGGCGAATTGATTTTCGCCAACACGGCTGCAAATACATTTGCCAGTGGTATTGATGTGGAGGGCGGCATGATCACCTTTGATCGCGCGGCGCAGCTTGGCTCGGGAACCGGGGGCATTCTGTTTTCCGATTCAGGCACGCTGCGCGCAACGGAAACCGTTAGCGGCACGCTGGCTGAGCGCCTGACCGTCGCGGCCGGCAAAACAGCCGAGCTTATGGTCAATGAAGGGGGCTCGCTTGTTTATGACGGGACACTCGCCGCCGGCGGAGCGGGCGCTGTGTTGCGCAAGACCGGAGAGGGCTCCGTTCTTCTCACCAATGATAACTCAGCCAACACCGTCGGGATCGAGATCGAGGCGGGCTCGTTGACGCTGGGCACCCCTTCTTCGGCGCTCGGCGGAAACATAACAGTGGGAACAGGCGCCTCGCTTGGCGGCGCGGGCTCGGCAGGCAATTACGGTCAAGTTAAAGTGGCGTCGGGCGGAATCTTGGAAGCGGGCGAGGGTAATGTGCAGTCGGGCACCCTGACGGTTCACAACCTAACGGCAAGTGGTGGCGCGATTTTTAAATTCGATTTGTTTAAAACCGCGGATGGCGCCTACCAGGAAAGCGATCGATTGCACGAGGCAGGCACATCGTCGATTAGCGGAACCAATTTTATCGATATTACAACCTTTGCTACAGGCACGTTCAACCTTGGAGATATCACAGACCTCGTGGCAAACTCGCGTGTCACGCTCAATGGCATGGCGCTTGCCTCGGGCGGGCGCATTTTGGCAACGCTCGAAAATGATGGAGGGATCCTGTCCCTCACCATGTCGGCGGATCAGTCGCGTGTGCTCGCGTGGACAGGCGGTGCTGACGCCACTTGGAATCTCACCGGGACCAACTGGACCGATTCCGGCGCGGTAAATAATTACAGCTACGGCGACCGCGTGATTTTTGACAGCAGTTCGGATGCCGGGGCTCCTGCCCACCGGACTATATTAATCGACGCAAGCGAGGTGCATGTTGCCGATATGACGGTGAGCGGTGATGCTGACTATACGTTCACCGGTGGCGGCATTCACGCTTCCGCTGATAACGTGCAGGATGACGGCATGGGCGGGACCCTGTTCTCTGGCAGCGGCAAGCTGACCAAGGCCGGCGACGGTATTCTCACATTCGAGAACGGGAAAAACACATTCGTCAACGGTGTCGAAATTGGCGGAGGTGTGATCGCCATAAGCAACGGCAACCAGCTCACCACATCCGACACCGCAGGCATCACGTTTACTGGCGATGCCACCTTGCGAGCGACGGCCGATCTTGTCATTGATGACACTGTTGCCATTGGCGCGGGCAAAACCGGCATCCTGGATAGCAACGGCCATAACATGATTCTTAGCGGAAGCCTTGTCGGCGGGGTCAACACAACATTTGTCAAGGACGGTGCGGGCACGTTGCTGCTTGATGCCAGCCTCGGTGGATATAGCGGCACGCTGGCCGTGCGCCGCGGGACGTTGCAAGCAGGAGCCGAGGAGACATTTTCATTTGGCAAACCAGCGGCAATCGTAGTGGACGACGGGGCGATACTCGACCTCGGTGGCCACAACCAATCGGTGGTCAACCTGACCGGATTGGGCGCGGTCAATCTTAGTGACGCCACACTGGCCTACGCTGTGGCAACCGGCGAGAGCATTGAGTTTGCCGGAAAATTCATCGGCGCCGGCACGGTCATTAAGGACGGTGCGGGCAAACTGACACTTTCCGGATCAAGCAGCATGTCAGGCGAATTCGTTTTCATGGCCGGAGAGATCGGTTTGGCAAGCAATGCCGCATTCGGCTCCAGCTTGGTGAGAGTTGGCACCAATAATGGGAAAATCCATTTGAACGTCGACGATCTGACTCTGCCCAATGACATTGAGGTGGAGCCGGGAAAAACGCTCACCATCGAATCTGCCGGACATAATGCCGAGCTCCCTGGGAAAATCGGCGGCGCCGGCACGCTCATACTCGAAGGCACCGGCACGTTTACCCTCGCAGGCAACAACTCCATCAGCAGGTTGGATTTAAACACACCGCTTACGATTGCACGGAGCGGGGCTATCGGAGTGGACGTGAACGTCGCCACTGGCTCCACGCTGGAATACCGTGATATCGCATTGGGACAGGTGGCGTCCAACATATCCGGAGATCGCGTGCTCTTCACCAACAGCACGTTGTCGTTGACAGGACAGAATACCTTGAAAAATTTCGTTGTCGGAGCGGGAACACGCCTCACGGCCATATCCACGGAGGCGCTTGGCGGTCTCAGTGCTGATGTCGTTGTGCGCGACGGGGGTTGGCTGAAAATAAGCAATCCCTCCACACTGGCCCACAATGTGACCGTGGACGGCGGCACCATCGTATTTGGTTCCGATTACTTGATGGGTTCGCTTGGCCTCACAGGGACGATGAATTTTGCCAACGGGGGCGAAATCCGCCTGGGTGGAGCGCTTTACACCGGCATTTATACTGCTGCGATCGCCTATGGCGGCATCGCGAACATGCCAACCTACGATCCCAATCAAGGCGATATGCTCATGGTGGTCGATATTGTGGACGGTTACAGATTGCAGATCACCGCCTACAACAAGGCGCTTCAACCAGGCAAAGACATTGTCGCTGGCCTTGATGCGATGCGGGCCTCCACCAATGCCGTGTTCTCGCACATCAACGAGGATTTCATTCTTCCCCTGATTGAGCGGGATCGCGCCGTCCCGAAGCGCAGTCTGTGGCTGCGCATGGCGGGTTCGTTTGCCGAGCATGAAAGCAACGCAACCTTCCTCGGCTACAAGGACAACAGCAGCGTGGGCGCCGTGGGCTTTGATTGGGCCTCCTCCAAAAACTACATGTTCGGCGCCTGTATTGCCTACACCAACACGAGGTTGGAGACAGCCAATGGCGCCACCACCGAGATGGACGCGCCGGTTTTTGGCGCATACGGAGCGGTTCGAAAAGGTAATTTCTACACAAGTGGAAACGCCTCGTTTTCGCCGGGGAGCGCAGACACCGAGCGTTGCGAGGAGCATAATAACTTTGTGAAGGGCACTTATGATTTTAGAAGCTTGGGAGGCGGGATTGAGGCGGGCTATGTATGGCCTGTCTTTACGAAAGCCACGCTCAGGCCTTCCATTGGACTCCAGTATACAAACATCTCCTTCAGCGACTATTCGGAGACTGGCAAGGGTGCTGTTCGCATGGATGATTTCAGCGCCGATTCTCTCCACGCCCAAGTGCGGCTCGGCCTCAGTCGAAGCTTTTTGCAAAAGCAGGGACGGGCAGGAATGGTGGATGTCAGTATCGGCTGGCGGCAGGAGCTTCTCAATGACGCCACCGATGTGCAGGCCACACTGATAGAATATCCGGCGGCAAAGCTGCGGATCCGCGGTGACAAATACGACGAGAATAGCCTCATGGCTCGCATTGGACTCCGGATGATGCTAAGCAAAACAACGCTTTTTGCATTCTCCTACGAATATGAATATATTCCATTTGGAGACCACAAAAACGCCACAAGGCGCGACACCTTCATGGCCTCAATCCGGCAAAGCTGGTGA